A single Syntrophomonadaceae bacterium DNA region contains:
- the atoS gene encoding two-component system sensor histidine kinase AtoS has translation MGKFFRRDSLKLYVFLAIIFATAIPILISGYIMTKQAENALLEEKRSKLMGAARMLEQHLVADYDTILREQGLEHAGREEQIQGLNRALAEYTDVVARANPGIGVGYYSKDLDAILTYGPSDQYGYTVGVSIAGDHPGRKAMATGMAMVEVGPLVRGLIMNAMLPIIRNGEVIGYIWSNELLIDIQQQIAAMVRKVYQAVTAGIALGLVVALLMAAKIGSEVSRIKKGLQRLRHDLYHQLPISFGELGEITEEVNLLSQKLVTARTYNEYILDSISGGIVTTDKEGCVTTFNRAAEKITSLVAVDVMGRQFKEVFSPEGEIYQIWSATSSSGQPCLGREILCAGDNTMHLLLSSSVLLKNKQPIGTILVLRDLTEMRKLEEQVRRADRLAALGELAAGVAHEIRNPLTSVKGYAQFLGEDLQPGDSRQDYLATIVQEVDRANRIIEELLRFARPTTPYFRYVNLEEELEQTLVLARQIHCKHIQILRDYHPVPPILADSEQLKQVFLNLLINAAQAMDDSGGMIRVSTGYMPEKRTVVLTVDDTGPGILPEYVDRLFDPFFTTKEKGTGLGLAIAHQIVCLHGGSIEVENRPGRGATFHVYLPEGGERDDGWRQKEHPGGR, from the coding sequence GTGGGCAAATTTTTCCGGCGGGATAGCCTTAAGCTGTATGTCTTCCTGGCGATCATCTTTGCCACTGCCATCCCTATCTTGATCAGCGGGTATATCATGACCAAGCAGGCAGAAAACGCCTTGCTGGAGGAAAAGAGAAGCAAGCTGATGGGAGCCGCCAGGATGCTGGAGCAGCACCTGGTTGCCGATTACGACACCATCCTGCGGGAGCAGGGCCTTGAGCATGCCGGCCGGGAGGAGCAGATCCAGGGATTAAACCGGGCGTTGGCGGAATACACCGATGTGGTCGCTCGGGCCAACCCAGGGATAGGGGTGGGGTATTATTCAAAAGACCTGGACGCCATCCTTACCTACGGGCCCAGTGACCAGTACGGGTATACGGTCGGTGTCTCGATCGCCGGCGATCATCCGGGACGGAAAGCAATGGCCACCGGGATGGCAATGGTGGAGGTGGGTCCGCTGGTGCGGGGACTAATCATGAACGCCATGCTGCCCATAATCCGTAACGGAGAGGTGATTGGGTACATCTGGTCCAACGAACTCCTTATCGACATCCAACAGCAGATCGCTGCCATGGTGCGGAAGGTTTACCAGGCGGTGACAGCGGGAATTGCCCTGGGGCTGGTGGTGGCTTTATTGATGGCGGCAAAGATCGGCTCGGAGGTCAGCCGGATCAAAAAAGGGCTCCAGCGACTGCGCCACGACCTGTACCACCAGCTGCCTATCTCCTTCGGTGAACTAGGGGAGATCACCGAAGAAGTTAACCTGTTGTCCCAGAAGCTGGTGACCGCCAGGACCTATAACGAGTACATTCTCGATAGTATTTCCGGAGGTATCGTGACTACCGACAAGGAGGGCTGCGTAACCACCTTTAATCGGGCGGCTGAAAAGATTACCAGCCTAGTGGCGGTAGATGTGATGGGCCGCCAGTTTAAGGAGGTATTTTCCCCTGAAGGGGAAATCTATCAAATCTGGTCGGCTACCAGCAGTTCTGGCCAGCCCTGTCTCGGCCGGGAAATCCTGTGTGCAGGTGACAACACCATGCACCTGTTGCTGAGTTCTTCCGTGCTATTGAAGAACAAGCAGCCCATTGGGACCATCCTGGTCCTGCGAGATCTGACGGAAATGCGGAAGCTGGAGGAGCAGGTACGCCGGGCGGACCGGCTGGCCGCCCTGGGTGAACTGGCAGCGGGGGTAGCCCACGAAATCAGGAATCCGTTGACTTCGGTCAAGGGGTATGCCCAGTTCCTCGGTGAAGACCTGCAGCCGGGCGACTCCCGCCAGGACTATCTTGCCACCATTGTCCAGGAAGTGGACCGGGCTAACAGGATCATAGAGGAACTGCTCCGGTTCGCCCGGCCTACTACCCCCTACTTCCGTTACGTCAACCTGGAGGAAGAACTGGAACAGACCCTGGTGCTGGCGCGGCAGATCCACTGTAAGCACATTCAGATCCTCAGGGACTACCACCCCGTTCCGCCGATCTTGGCTGACAGTGAACAGCTAAAACAGGTGTTTTTAAACTTGCTGATTAACGCTGCCCAGGCGATGGATGATTCCGGAGGTATGATCCGCGTGTCCACCGGTTACATGCCGGAAAAGCGAACGGTAGTGCTGACTGTGGACGATACCGGTCCGGGAATTCTTCCGGAATACGTGGACCGCCTGTTTGACCCATTCTTTACTACCAAAGAAAAAGGTACGGGGTTGGGCCTGGCTATCGCCCATCAGATTGTCTGCCTGCACGGCGGAAGTATCGAGGTGGAAAACAGGCCCGGCCGGGGGGCAACTTTTCATGTCTATCTGCCGGAAGGAGGTGAGAGGGATGACGGCTGGAGGCAAAAGGAGCATCCTGGTGGCAGATGA
- a CDS encoding nitroreductase family protein — protein MNELCLNMIVSRRSIRQYSARPVEEQVIEQILRAAMNAPSANNQQPWQFIVVTKREKMVEITKFHPWSKMLLNAPVAVLVVADLDRVVSKGDMQDTWIQDCSAATQNALLAAHAQGVGGVWLGLYPDGRRVENVRKLFNIPEGKVPFSIISLGYPAEQPRVRDRYDLNRVHWEQW, from the coding sequence ATGAATGAGCTGTGCCTCAACATGATAGTTAGCCGCAGAAGCATCCGGCAGTATAGTGCAAGACCTGTTGAAGAACAGGTGATAGAACAAATACTCCGGGCAGCAATGAACGCGCCGTCAGCTAATAACCAACAGCCATGGCAATTTATCGTTGTAACCAAGCGGGAGAAGATGGTGGAAATCACCAAGTTTCATCCCTGGTCAAAAATGCTTTTAAATGCGCCGGTGGCTGTCTTGGTAGTGGCTGACTTGGATCGGGTTGTATCAAAAGGAGATATGCAGGATACCTGGATCCAGGATTGCAGCGCTGCCACCCAAAACGCATTGTTGGCCGCCCATGCTCAGGGGGTGGGCGGAGTATGGCTGGGGCTGTATCCTGATGGCCGCCGGGTTGAAAACGTCCGTAAGTTATTCAATATCCCGGAGGGAAAAGTCCCGTTTAGTATTATCTCTTTGGGTTATCCTGCTGAACAGCCTCGCGTCAGAGATCGTTATGATCTCAATCGGGTCCATTGGGAACAATGGTAA
- a CDS encoding ATP-dependent RecD-like DNA helicase — translation MQEVAGVKGLVEKIVYRSHDDEFCVAAFSTDEPGLPQVITGSLLGVHEKETILIWGHLVNHARYGPQIKVDRWEKPVPAGREQVMEFLSSSVIKGCGPATAKLLVDTLGDNVIDLVLSQGPQALLKVKGIGPVKAGSIHKSLVENFEVQQVIGFLLPLGVSSRVAVKAFKTWGTGAIEVIRQDPYRLAELSNLGFIKADEIALKLGIARDDYCRIIAGIKHVMNEAVASGHCFYHKQDLLAEALDLLNRGGTFINEESLANALAEICQAGEWVKEGEAIYPAWTYLAEVKVARNVTGLLEAPAGKRDELEFQSWLRDYEQRNNIKLAPEQALAVELIFNNNLLILTGGPGTGKTQTIKAIVDCFQQTFPTGRVKMAAPTGRAARRLSEVTGQDAATVHRLLGLQPGKGPEYSLANPLPCELLVIDEVSMLDIVLAEALFDAIEPGAKVLLVGDPDQLPAVGPGNFLSDLLIAGLPLIKLTKIFRQAAESQIVTNAHRVNQGLPLVFDPKKNDFYFIDQDQPEQIAKTILASVQRLLRLGYSTEDIHILSPMRKGLIGTYALNNILQEAINPSTPEKGQLHFGATNFRAGDKVMQVKNNYEKLVFNGEVGIIEEISEIFDEEGTATGKEIVVRFGSDIVIYNYEELEELVLAYATTVHKSQGGEYPVVIAPVSTSHYIMLQRNLLYTAITRAKEKVVLIGTRQALAIAIKNVRVKKRNTGLAARLKTKMAPLL, via the coding sequence TTGCAAGAGGTGGCCGGAGTCAAGGGATTGGTCGAAAAAATAGTTTATCGCTCTCATGATGATGAGTTTTGCGTAGCCGCCTTCAGCACCGATGAACCTGGCCTGCCCCAGGTAATCACCGGCAGCCTTCTCGGTGTGCATGAAAAGGAGACAATTCTGATCTGGGGCCATTTAGTCAATCATGCCCGTTACGGCCCCCAGATCAAGGTTGACCGGTGGGAAAAGCCTGTTCCAGCCGGACGGGAGCAGGTGATGGAATTTCTCTCTTCCTCGGTAATTAAGGGTTGCGGTCCCGCAACTGCCAAGCTTTTGGTGGATACTTTAGGCGATAATGTGATCGATCTTGTTCTTTCCCAGGGACCGCAAGCTCTGCTGAAGGTCAAGGGCATCGGACCCGTCAAGGCCGGATCCATTCACAAAAGCCTGGTGGAGAATTTTGAAGTCCAGCAGGTGATCGGCTTTCTTCTCCCCTTGGGTGTTTCCTCCAGGGTAGCGGTAAAGGCTTTCAAAACCTGGGGCACCGGCGCTATTGAGGTCATTCGCCAGGATCCTTACCGTTTAGCGGAGCTGAGCAACCTTGGTTTTATTAAAGCCGACGAAATTGCCTTGAAACTGGGAATTGCGCGGGATGACTACTGCCGGATTATTGCAGGAATAAAGCATGTTATGAATGAAGCTGTCGCTTCGGGGCACTGTTTTTACCACAAACAGGATTTGCTGGCCGAAGCGCTGGATTTATTAAACAGGGGGGGCACTTTTATAAATGAGGAGTCCCTGGCAAATGCTCTGGCTGAGATCTGCCAGGCTGGCGAATGGGTAAAGGAAGGAGAGGCAATCTACCCGGCATGGACGTATCTGGCGGAAGTTAAGGTTGCCAGAAACGTCACCGGTTTGTTGGAGGCTCCTGCCGGTAAACGGGATGAATTGGAATTCCAATCCTGGCTCAGGGATTATGAACAACGCAATAATATCAAATTAGCGCCAGAACAGGCTCTGGCAGTTGAACTGATTTTTAATAACAACCTTTTAATCTTAACCGGCGGACCTGGAACAGGGAAGACCCAGACGATCAAGGCCATCGTGGACTGCTTTCAACAAACCTTTCCAACGGGCAGGGTAAAGATGGCCGCTCCAACCGGCCGGGCTGCCCGGAGGCTGTCTGAAGTAACCGGGCAAGATGCCGCTACCGTCCACCGGCTGCTCGGCCTCCAGCCCGGAAAAGGTCCCGAATACTCGCTGGCGAACCCACTGCCCTGTGAACTCCTGGTGATAGACGAAGTTTCCATGTTGGACATTGTGCTGGCAGAAGCACTATTCGATGCCATAGAACCCGGGGCAAAGGTGTTGCTGGTAGGTGATCCTGATCAGCTTCCTGCTGTGGGTCCGGGCAATTTTCTTTCAGACCTGCTGATCGCGGGACTGCCTCTGATTAAATTGACCAAAATTTTTCGCCAGGCGGCTGAAAGCCAGATCGTCACAAACGCCCACCGGGTAAACCAGGGCCTACCCCTTGTTTTTGACCCCAAAAAGAATGATTTTTATTTTATTGACCAGGACCAGCCTGAGCAGATAGCTAAAACCATTCTTGCCTCGGTCCAGAGGTTACTGCGGCTGGGATACTCGACAGAAGATATTCATATCCTTTCTCCTATGCGAAAAGGCCTGATCGGCACCTATGCGCTGAACAACATTCTGCAAGAAGCCATCAACCCCTCCACCCCGGAAAAAGGACAGCTTCACTTCGGCGCTACCAATTTTCGGGCCGGTGATAAGGTGATGCAGGTTAAAAACAATTACGAGAAGCTGGTGTTCAACGGGGAGGTGGGGATTATAGAAGAGATTTCCGAGATTTTTGATGAAGAGGGCACTGCAACTGGGAAAGAGATTGTGGTCCGCTTTGGTTCCGACATTGTAATCTACAATTATGAGGAGCTGGAGGAACTTGTTCTGGCTTATGCCACTACTGTGCATAAATCACAAGGGGGCGAATACCCGGTAGTTATCGCACCCGTTTCCACCAGCCATTATATCATGCTGCAGCGAAATTTACTGTATACCGCTATAACCAGAGCTAAAGAAAAGGTAGTCCTTATAGGCACCAGGCAAGCCCTGGCCATTGCCATAAAAAATGTTCGGGTCAAAAAGCGCAATACAGGGCTTGCTGCCAGGTTAAAAACGAAGATGGCTCCTCTCTTATAA
- a CDS encoding sigma-54-dependent Fis family transcriptional regulator has translation MTAGGKRSILVADDESSVQRLLKDVLGKQGYQVLVASNGQEAIDTYVGSRPDLVLMDVRMPVMDGMFAFSRIKAMDPEAMVILMTAFAAVEDAVKALKEGAYDYLIKPFHIDEVKVIVKRGLEVRHLTNEVKSFRRKLADGYDNIIGKSRSMQKVFDIIERVADTNVTVLIRGESGTGKELVARAIHYQSPRRDKPFVKINCSAMPETLVESELFGHEKGAFTGAHLRKPGKFQLADGGTLLLDEIGEMNMATQAKLLRVLQEHEFERLGGTETIKIDVRVIAASNANLEGAIARKTFREDLYYRLNVVPLWLPPLRERREDIPDLVCYFLKKFTREFNREARGVSPGVMDLLSRYPWPGNIRELENTVKQAIILGGGSMVTSEHLPVAVRTGYQEGATGSALDSRPLREAVSELERRMIAQALAETGGNRTEAAKRLGLSRRALIYKIEEYRLKG, from the coding sequence ATGACGGCTGGAGGCAAAAGGAGCATCCTGGTGGCAGATGACGAGAGCAGTGTGCAGCGCCTGCTGAAGGACGTGCTGGGCAAACAAGGCTACCAGGTCCTGGTGGCTAGTAACGGGCAGGAAGCCATTGATACCTATGTCGGTAGCAGGCCAGATCTGGTGCTGATGGACGTGCGTATGCCCGTGATGGACGGCATGTTCGCTTTTTCCCGCATCAAGGCAATGGACCCGGAAGCGATGGTGATTCTGATGACAGCCTTCGCGGCAGTGGAGGATGCGGTGAAGGCCCTGAAGGAAGGGGCCTATGACTACCTCATCAAACCTTTCCATATCGATGAGGTGAAGGTGATTGTCAAGCGGGGATTGGAGGTCAGGCACCTTACCAATGAGGTCAAGTCCTTCCGCCGCAAGCTGGCAGACGGTTATGACAATATCATCGGCAAGAGCCGCTCAATGCAGAAGGTCTTCGACATCATCGAACGGGTGGCGGATACCAACGTCACGGTGTTAATCCGGGGAGAGAGCGGTACCGGTAAGGAACTGGTGGCCCGGGCCATTCACTACCAAAGCCCCCGCCGGGATAAACCCTTTGTCAAGATCAATTGCTCCGCCATGCCTGAGACCTTGGTGGAAAGCGAACTATTCGGCCACGAGAAAGGGGCTTTTACCGGCGCCCACCTGAGAAAGCCCGGCAAATTTCAACTTGCAGACGGAGGGACCCTGCTTTTGGATGAGATCGGGGAGATGAATATGGCCACCCAGGCCAAACTCCTCCGGGTGCTGCAGGAGCACGAGTTCGAACGACTGGGGGGCACAGAGACCATCAAAATCGACGTACGGGTGATTGCTGCCAGCAACGCCAACCTGGAGGGGGCCATTGCCAGAAAAACCTTCAGGGAAGACCTTTATTACCGGCTGAACGTGGTGCCGCTTTGGCTTCCTCCCTTGCGGGAGCGACGGGAAGACATCCCGGATCTTGTTTGCTATTTTTTGAAGAAGTTTACCCGGGAATTCAACCGGGAGGCCCGGGGTGTCAGTCCCGGGGTCATGGACCTTTTAAGCCGCTACCCCTGGCCGGGGAATATCCGGGAACTGGAGAATACCGTTAAACAGGCCATTATCCTGGGAGGAGGCAGCATGGTTACTTCCGAACACTTGCCGGTGGCTGTGCGTACCGGTTACCAGGAAGGGGCAACCGGGTCGGCGCTTGATTCCCGCCCGTTGCGGGAGGCGGTAAGCGAGTTGGAGCGGCGAATGATTGCCCAGGCCTTGGCGGAGACCGGGGGCAACAGGACAGAGGCCGCCAAGCGGCTGGGTCTTAGCCGGCGGGCGTTGATCTACAAGATAGAGGAGTATAGGTTGAAAGGGTAG
- a CDS encoding EamA family transporter has product MIAAAKGLSDSQYKKSILLLLLTAMLWSTGGMLIKLVDWHPIAIAGARSAIAAVVLLAICRRPRFNWSFAQIGGAFCLVGTLIFFVMATRMGTAANAILLQYSAPIYVALFAAWFLGERATRLDWITILCVMAGMGLFFFDDLKPAYFLGNILAIVSGICFAGLVIFMRKQKDGSPLETVILGNILTAIIALPFMLTSPAPGAPGWAGIVILGVFQLGIPYLLYSWAIKHVKALEATLILVIEPIANPVWVFLAIGELPGPWAILGGAVVLISVTIRCLISPGREKAPADAKPLAQEQCGASQ; this is encoded by the coding sequence ATGATCGCAGCGGCAAAGGGCTTATCCGATTCGCAGTATAAAAAGAGTATATTACTTCTCTTGCTCACAGCAATGCTATGGAGTACGGGCGGGATGCTGATTAAACTGGTTGATTGGCACCCGATTGCAATTGCCGGTGCGCGCAGTGCAATTGCGGCAGTAGTTCTTTTGGCTATTTGCCGCCGGCCGCGTTTTAACTGGTCGTTTGCCCAGATCGGCGGAGCTTTTTGCTTAGTAGGGACCCTAATTTTCTTTGTGATGGCTACCAGGATGGGCACTGCTGCGAATGCGATTCTGTTGCAGTATTCGGCTCCCATTTATGTCGCATTGTTTGCGGCCTGGTTTTTAGGTGAAAGGGCAACCCGCCTTGACTGGATTACCATCCTGTGTGTTATGGCCGGGATGGGGCTGTTCTTTTTTGATGACTTAAAACCTGCATATTTCTTGGGAAATATCCTGGCTATCGTAAGCGGGATCTGTTTTGCCGGGCTAGTAATTTTTATGCGGAAGCAAAAGGACGGCTCGCCTTTAGAAACGGTAATCCTGGGGAACATATTGACAGCAATAATTGCCCTGCCATTTATGTTAACATCGCCTGCTCCTGGTGCTCCGGGTTGGGCCGGTATCGTTATTTTAGGGGTATTCCAACTAGGGATTCCTTATTTGCTGTACTCCTGGGCCATCAAGCATGTTAAGGCTCTGGAGGCTACTTTAATCCTGGTGATAGAACCTATCGCCAATCCTGTTTGGGTATTTCTCGCAATTGGTGAATTGCCTGGGCCGTGGGCAATCTTGGGCGGAGCTGTTGTGCTGATTTCGGTTACTATCCGCTGCCTGATAAGCCCAGGCCGTGAAAAAGCTCCTGCCGATGCAAAGCCTCTGGCCCAGGAGCAGTGTGGCGCTAGTCAATAA
- a CDS encoding YtxH domain-containing protein, with the protein MFFNELKEYFQRQRETERRKEACRNIASGVAIGTIIGLTAGILFAPKSGKETRQAIADKAVEKSGQVKQIVSEVVEELKSQVGSMELSVQGVTGRLQEAIQDKRGREKRQEEGPVEVTE; encoded by the coding sequence ATGTTTTTTAATGAACTGAAAGAATACTTTCAAAGACAAAGAGAAACAGAGCGCAGGAAAGAGGCTTGCCGTAATATTGCATCCGGAGTCGCTATAGGAACAATAATAGGGCTTACTGCCGGGATACTTTTTGCGCCGAAATCCGGGAAGGAAACCCGTCAGGCAATTGCCGATAAGGCCGTCGAAAAGTCAGGTCAGGTGAAACAAATCGTGTCTGAAGTCGTTGAGGAGCTTAAGAGCCAAGTCGGCTCCATGGAACTGAGCGTACAGGGCGTAACCGGGCGGCTGCAGGAGGCCATTCAGGATAAGAGGGGCAGGGAAAAGAGGCAGGAAGAAGGGCCTGTAGAAGTCACTGAGTAA
- a CDS encoding N-acetylmuramoyl-L-alanine amidase — translation MKKSPFVLWMAAVAVFLIMFILYVPVATAEEDVLLTLNGALLFGDADPFIGAHGRTMVPMRLVGEALGSKVSWNNVREEVSVISGDRLITLWVGKNEAVVDGRLVELDAPPEISRDRTMIPLRFVAEQMGAEVEWDQPRNTVDIRAAWAPVREVVVFGQETVLRKEPRQAASRLTDLRLGTNLDVLAKYDQWFLVETLTAGTVQQGWVEASNLAISNGHVPVAHNSGKALAGKLIVLDPGHGNLIQPGNWSNPGAVGPRGTAERDVVMDIARRAKKLLEAEGAKVILTHSGSTVLDQAGRARVANRAKADVFVSIHANASIDPSLAGTATYYFRPANRQLRQERDRLASLIQEEVVRKLGRRDIGLIEADFTVTWATKMPSVLLETAFISNPAEELLLADPAFRQQAAQGIFNGLLRYFNK, via the coding sequence TTGAAGAAATCGCCGTTTGTACTTTGGATGGCAGCAGTAGCAGTTTTTTTAATTATGTTTATCTTATATGTACCTGTGGCAACAGCAGAAGAAGATGTGTTGCTGACACTTAACGGTGCCCTGCTGTTTGGCGATGCGGATCCTTTTATCGGAGCTCACGGCCGGACGATGGTGCCAATGCGATTGGTGGGGGAGGCTTTAGGAAGTAAAGTCTCTTGGAACAATGTCAGAGAAGAGGTCAGTGTCATTAGCGGCGACCGCCTGATTACTCTTTGGGTTGGCAAAAATGAAGCTGTTGTTGACGGACGGCTGGTGGAGCTGGATGCGCCGCCGGAGATTTCTCGCGACCGGACCATGATCCCCCTCCGTTTTGTTGCCGAGCAGATGGGTGCGGAGGTGGAGTGGGATCAGCCCAGAAATACGGTGGATATCCGGGCTGCGTGGGCGCCGGTGCGGGAAGTAGTAGTGTTCGGACAAGAGACGGTTTTGCGCAAAGAACCCAGGCAGGCTGCCAGCAGGCTGACTGATCTCCGCCTGGGGACGAACCTGGACGTGTTGGCAAAATATGACCAGTGGTTCTTAGTCGAAACTTTAACTGCCGGTACTGTACAGCAGGGCTGGGTCGAAGCCAGCAATTTAGCGATATCAAACGGGCATGTTCCTGTCGCACATAATTCCGGCAAAGCTTTAGCAGGCAAATTAATTGTGCTTGACCCGGGCCATGGCAACCTGATCCAGCCGGGCAATTGGTCTAACCCCGGGGCGGTTGGCCCCAGGGGAACCGCCGAAAGAGATGTGGTCATGGATATTGCCCGACGAGCCAAAAAGCTGCTAGAGGCGGAAGGAGCCAAAGTCATCCTGACTCATTCCGGCAGCACTGTGCTTGACCAGGCCGGCAGGGCTCGTGTGGCAAACCGCGCCAAGGCTGATGTGTTTGTTTCCATTCATGCGAATGCTTCTATCGATCCAAGCCTGGCCGGAACTGCCACTTACTACTTTCGCCCGGCGAATAGACAGTTAAGGCAGGAGCGGGACAGGCTAGCGTCACTGATCCAGGAAGAGGTGGTCAGAAAACTGGGCAGACGGGATATTGGCTTAATCGAGGCGGATTTTACCGTAACTTGGGCTACAAAAATGCCATCGGTGCTTCTGGAAACAGCCTTCATCAGCAATCCGGCGGAAGAGCTGCTGTTAGCCGATCCAGCTTTCCGCCAACAGGCAGCCCAGGGGATTTTCAACGGACTGCTACGCTATTTTAACAAATAA
- a CDS encoding short-chain fatty acid transporter, with protein MLHRLTNFFVRIARNYLPDAFLFAIILTFLAYVLALLLTGKGPLELVKMWGDGMWGILAFAMQMTLILVTGHALASSKPVHGVLKALAGLPKSPIGGIMLVVFAAAIASWLQWGFGLVVGALLAREVAKAVKGVDYGMLVAAGYSGFVVWHAGISGSIPLALATKGHIVEKITGIVPVSETIFASWNLILAWFIIFTLPVLFYFMAKGKQGVVTVDPALLEEPADAVASTAETTFATRLENSIILNMALGLMGVVYLVNFFAKGGSLNLNIVIFIFLVAGIILHLRPINYVKAINNAIKGAGGIALQFPLYGGIQGIMVTSGLAAIIANWFISFSTTTTFPLFTFWSAGLINLFVPSGGGQWIVQGPINIPAGAALGVPASKVAMSIAWGDAWTNMIQPFWALPLLAIAKLGIKDIMGYCTIVLIYTGIVVSLALLIL; from the coding sequence ATTTTGCATCGATTAACCAATTTTTTCGTCCGGATCGCCCGCAATTATCTTCCCGACGCTTTCCTGTTTGCTATTATCCTGACCTTTCTGGCGTACGTCCTGGCGCTATTGCTCACCGGTAAGGGCCCTCTCGAACTGGTTAAGATGTGGGGCGACGGTATGTGGGGTATTTTGGCCTTTGCCATGCAGATGACCCTCATCCTGGTCACCGGTCACGCCCTGGCCAGCAGCAAGCCGGTACATGGGGTGCTTAAAGCCCTGGCCGGCCTGCCCAAAAGCCCGATAGGCGGCATCATGCTGGTGGTGTTTGCCGCTGCCATTGCCAGCTGGCTACAGTGGGGCTTCGGCCTGGTGGTGGGTGCCCTGCTGGCTCGTGAAGTGGCCAAAGCTGTTAAAGGTGTGGACTACGGCATGCTGGTGGCGGCAGGTTACTCCGGATTCGTGGTATGGCACGCCGGGATTTCCGGGTCCATCCCCTTGGCCCTCGCTACTAAGGGTCACATCGTGGAAAAAATCACGGGGATCGTGCCTGTTTCGGAGACCATTTTCGCTTCTTGGAACCTGATCCTGGCCTGGTTCATCATATTTACCTTGCCCGTCCTCTTTTACTTTATGGCCAAGGGCAAGCAGGGGGTGGTGACTGTAGACCCGGCACTGCTGGAGGAACCTGCGGACGCGGTCGCCTCGACGGCGGAAACCACCTTTGCCACCAGGCTGGAGAACAGCATTATTCTTAACATGGCCCTTGGCTTGATGGGTGTTGTTTATCTGGTTAACTTCTTTGCCAAGGGCGGCTCCCTCAACCTGAACATCGTCATCTTTATCTTCCTGGTGGCCGGTATTATCCTGCACCTGCGGCCCATCAACTATGTAAAGGCGATCAACAACGCCATCAAAGGAGCGGGCGGCATTGCCCTCCAGTTCCCCCTGTACGGCGGCATCCAGGGTATCATGGTGACCTCCGGTCTAGCCGCCATTATTGCCAACTGGTTTATTTCCTTTTCTACCACAACCACCTTCCCGCTGTTCACTTTCTGGTCGGCGGGTTTGATCAACCTCTTTGTTCCCTCCGGCGGCGGCCAGTGGATCGTACAGGGGCCGATCAACATCCCGGCCGGAGCGGCCCTGGGGGTACCTGCCTCCAAAGTGGCCATGAGCATCGCCTGGGGCGACGCTTGGACTAACATGATCCAGCCCTTCTGGGCACTACCACTTTTAGCTATTGCCAAACTGGGCATCAAGGACATCATGGGCTACTGCACCATTGTGCTTATCTACACCGGGATCGTAGTTTCTCTAGCCTTACTAATTCTTTAA
- a CDS encoding HD domain-containing protein: MTGPENKAKQKQGSEIIRIKDMVPGSEVKGFLAVRQCYVRQNRNKPTEYLDLKLHDGVGEVAAKRWDHNGEAPNPGEVLYLEAKVENYQGARQLNITNWVKAKKGDYPPGHFLPKCPEEPAELWQKVCRRLQEIKNPSLQALIDQFLTDQELVAQIKEAPASMGHHHATLSGLLQHIWHTMQKADGLAAGDFAIPIDRDLLAVGCFLHDIGKVREYTWEGETIGRSDPGMLLGHIAMGLIMVNQSIDRVAGFPEVLRWKLLHMVASHHGTLEFGSPVIPLFLEAEILARADDADAQLFKFAQALTETSKGDRWSPYIRTLGRQVWVSED, encoded by the coding sequence ATGACGGGGCCTGAAAATAAAGCTAAACAAAAACAAGGATCTGAAATAATCCGGATTAAGGATATGGTTCCGGGGTCTGAAGTTAAAGGATTTTTAGCTGTGCGGCAGTGTTATGTGCGGCAGAACCGGAACAAACCTACTGAATACCTGGACTTAAAACTGCATGATGGAGTAGGGGAAGTGGCGGCCAAACGCTGGGATCATAACGGGGAAGCGCCAAACCCAGGAGAAGTGCTGTACTTAGAAGCCAAGGTGGAAAACTACCAGGGAGCACGCCAGCTGAACATTACCAATTGGGTTAAAGCAAAGAAAGGCGACTATCCTCCGGGACATTTTTTGCCTAAGTGTCCGGAAGAACCAGCTGAATTATGGCAAAAAGTCTGCCGGCGGCTGCAAGAAATAAAAAACCCGTCTCTACAAGCCCTCATTGATCAGTTCTTGACGGATCAGGAGCTAGTAGCCCAAATTAAAGAGGCGCCCGCCAGTATGGGACACCATCATGCCACTCTGTCAGGGCTCTTGCAGCATATTTGGCACACCATGCAAAAAGCTGACGGGCTGGCAGCCGGTGATTTTGCAATCCCTATCGATCGGGATTTGCTGGCAGTGGGGTGCTTCCTACACGATATCGGCAAGGTCCGGGAGTACACCTGGGAAGGCGAGACAATAGGCCGTTCGGACCCCGGGATGCTGTTGGGACATATTGCCATGGGCCTGATCATGGTCAATCAGTCGATTGACCGGGTGGCCGGTTTTCCGGAGGTTTTGCGCTGGAAGCTCTTGCATATGGTCGCCAGCCACCATGGTACATTAGAATTTGGCTCTCCAGTGATACCCTTGTTTTTAGAAGCCGAAATCCTGGCCAGGGCTGATGACGCAGATGCCCAGCTGTTTAAATTTGCCCAGGCTTTAACAGAGACCTCCAAGGGAGACAGGTGGTCTCCTTACATCCGCACCCTGGGGCGGCAGGTTTGGGTCAGTGAGGATTAA